The DNA segment CGTGGTGGCCAGCCCGGCATTCGTCGAGGGCAAAACCATCGCCCACCCGCTGGATCTGAAGCATCTGCCGGTGCTTGGCGCACTGGAAGCCGATCGCATGGTCCATGTGCGCCTGCTCGACCAGCAAGGCAACAGCGTCGAGCTGAACATGGAGGCGCGACTGGGCATCGACGACTTCATCGTGCGCAAGGCCTGTGTACTCGCCGGCCAGGGCTTCACCCTGCTGCCAATGATGTATTGCGAAGCCGACCTCGAGAGCGGCGCGCTGGTGCAGCTGTTGCCCGAGTGGTCGTTGCCCGGCGGCTGGTTGCAGGCGGTGTATCCGCATCGGCGCGGCGTGATGCCGGCGGTGCGGGCGTGGATCGATCACCTGGTCGATTCGTTCAATGCGTGCGGGGAGCGTTTGTTATGAAACAGGGAAAGATGAACGAAGCGGACGTCGCCGCCTTCTGCCTGGCCTTGCCGGGCGCGCGGGAAGACTACAAATGGGGCGGCGTGCGGGTGTTTTCGATTGCTGGCAACAAGATGTTCGCCCTGCAAGGGCTGCGTGGAGACTCATTGGCGTTCAAGGTCGACAAGGATCTGTTTCTCGGCCATTGCGACCGCCCGGGCATTCATCCGGCGCCTTATCTGGCGCGGGCGCAGTGGATCATCATGCACCCGCCCTACCCGCTGGGTGCCGAGGAACTGCAGGGCTTGCTGCAGCGTTCGCATCAGTTGGTGGTGAGCAAGTTGCCGAAGAAAACCCAAATCGGATTGTTGCTTTAGCTTTTGACTTTGGTGGGAGCGGGCTTGCTCGCTCCCACAGGGTTTCTTGTGGTGATTCAGAACAATGAAAGCAGGTTCGAACCCAGAAACAACTGGTCGATCCAGAACACCTGATGCAACACCACAATCACCCAGAACAGGATCTGATACGACACCTTGCGCGTCTTGTGCCGAAACACCTGCTGAGCAATCAGCGCACCCGGCCAGCCACCCGCCAGCTCCACCGCGTGCAGTACGTTCTCCGGCGTTCGCCAGGCGTCGGCACGAGCCTTGCGCTTGTCAGCCCAATACAGAAAGAACGCCAGCACGCTGACGATCCCATAGGCGGCCAGCGGCACCAGCGAGATTCCGCGCAGCCACATCGACACCGAACCGAACAGCGGCAGTGCGCAAACGATCAGGAAAACGATCAGTTTCAACTTGAGGTTCTGAATGCCGCCACCGGATGGACGTCCTTCGGGGCGACGGGCGCGAGTATCACTCATGCCTTGGCCGCCGACCAGTCGACCCAGCCGAACTGCCAGGTCGCCAGAATCACCAGACCGAAAACGATCCGGTACCAGGCAAACGCTGCGTAACTGTGGCTGGCGATAAACTTGAGCAGACCGCGTACGGCAATCATGGCGAAGATGAACGCAGTGATGAAGCCGATGGCAAACACCGGGAAATCCGCCGGCACAAACAGGTGGCGATACTTGTAACCGGAGTAAACCGCCGCACCGACCATGGTCGGCATGGCCAGGAAGAACGAGAACTCGGTCGCGGTCTTGCGCGACAGGCCAAACAGCAGGCCACCGATGATCGTCGAGCCGGAACGCGAAGTGCCGGGAATCATCGCCAGACATTGCGCGAAACCGACTTTCAGCGCGTCCTTCCAGGTGATCTCGTCCACGGTTTCGGCGTGCACTTCATGCTGCCTGCGTTCGGCCCACAACATGATCACGCCACCCACCACCAGCGCAGTCGCAACAGTGATCGGGTTGAACAGGTATTGGTGAATCAAATCGGCAAAAATTACCCCCAACACCACTGCCGGCAGAAACGCGATCAGCAGATTGGCGGTGAAACGCCGCGCACTCGGCTGAGTCGGCAAGCCGATCACCACGTCGAGAATCTTGCGGCGAAACTCCCAGACCACCGCGAGGATCGCGCCGAGCTGAATAATGATGTTGAACGCCATGGCCCGTTCGCCGCCGAAGTCGAGCAAGTCGGCAACAATGATCTGGTGTCCGGTACTGGAAATGGGCAAAAACTCCGTCAGCCCCTCTACAACTCCAAGAATCAGCGCCTGCAAGGCGGTCCAAAGATCCATCAATCCCCCAAAAAGCGATGCACATGGCATGCCCCGATAATATTTTTACGTTCACTGCGCTCAGCGTAGCTGTATGTTGCTGTATCGATTCCGCGCGCACAGCATCCACACGGAACAGTCAAAATTCCGTGAAATATCAACCTGAATTCAGGTTTTCCCGCGCGGGGCCGAAATCCTAACAGACAAGCCTTAATAGTGCTGCGGCGTTATTCGACTTGGGTCGCGTATGCCCGATCACCCAAACGTGGTTGGATGCTGGCGTTGATTTATTACAAGAAAAAGAAATCGGAGTGACAGCGTTATGAACAGCTTGCGCAGTGTGTCGATCAGCCGACGCTTGTGGCTCATTTTGATTGTGGCCGTGGTCATGTTGTTGACCTTGGGCGTGTTGATGCTCAAGCAGATCCACGACGACCTGTATCACGCCAAGGCGCAGAAAACCCAGCATGTGGTGCAGACCGCCAGCGGCCTGCTGACCTACTACCACGACCTCGAAACTGCCGGTACCCTCACCCGCGACGCCGCACAGAAACAGGCGCTGACCGCCATTCGCGGTCTGCGCTACGACCAGAGCGATTACTTTTGGATCAACGACCTCACGCCTGTGATGGTCATGCACCCGACCAACCCCAAGCTCGAAGGCCAGAACCTCTCGGCGATCCGCGACCCGGACGGTTTCGCGGTGTTCAACGAAATGGTCGCAATCGCCAAAAGCAAAGGCGCCGGCATGGTCGATTACCGCTGGCCCAAGCCCGGCGCCAGCGAGCCGGTGGCGAAAACCTCTTACGTCAAGCTGTTCGAGCCATGGGGCTGGGTGCTCGGCTCCGGCGTTTACATCGACGATGTGCAGAGCGAGTTCCAGGGTCAGGTGATCAAGGCTTCGGTGATCGGTCTGGTGATCGCCGTGATCATGGCCCTGCTGGTGATTTTGATTGCCCGCAGCATCGTGCGTCCGCTGCAGGAAACCGTGAACGCCATGGCCAACATCGCCAGCGGTGAAAGCGACCTGACTCGCAGTCTCGACACCCACGGCCAGGACGAAGTGACGCAACTGGCTCATCACTTCAACGCCTTTACCGCCAAGTTGCGCCGGGTGATTGGCGATTTGCAGATCTCGGCCAGTGCGCTGGGCCAGTCCTCAAGTGAACTGGGCAACGATGCCACCCAGGCCCAGCAACGCAGCCAGCAGCAATCGCAGCAGATGGAACTGGTGGCGACCGCGATCAACGAAGTCACCTACGGCGTGCAGGACGTAGCGAAGAATGCCGAACATGCTGCCGCTGAAATGCGCGATGCCGAAGCCCAGGCACAACAGGGCCAGATCAACATCGACGGCAGTCTGCAACAGATCGATAAACTGTCGGGGACTATTGATCAGGCGGTCGAGGTGATTCGCACCCTGGCGGCGGAAAGCACGCAGATTGGCAGTGTGCTGGAGGTGATCCGATCGATTGCCGAGCAGACCAACCTGCTGGCACTCAACGCCGCCATCGAAGCGGCCCGCGCCGGCGAACAGGGCCGTGGCTTCGCGGTGGTGGCCGATGAAGTCCGGTTGTTGGCGCAGCGCACGCAAAAATCGACGGCGGAAATCCAGACCATGATCGAACGCCTGCAGAATCATTCCGAAGCGGCGGTGAAGGTCATTGGCGACAGCAGCAAGGCCTCGCAACTGACCATCGAACAGGCCGGCCTCGCCGGCGCCAGCCTCAACGCCATCGGCCAGGCGCTGCGCAATCTCAATGGCCTGAACGCCTCGATTGCCAGCGCCACACTGCAACAGGCGCATGTGGTCGAAGACATTAATCAGAACGTCACGCAGGCAGCGGGCCTGTCTCACAGCACCGCGTTGGCGGCGGAGCAGTCGAGCGCGGCGAGCGTGAAGCTTGGGCAATTGAGCGAGCAGTTGAACCAGCTTCTGCGGCAATTCCGCGTCTGACAGCGCTACCCTGTAGGAGTGAGCCTGCTCGCGATAGCGTCGTATCAGTCAACCAAGAGTGACTGAACCACCGCCATCGCGAGCAGGCTCACTCCTACAGTTTTTTGGGTACAATCCGCTCCCTCCTCAATTCCCCCAAGGAACCCCCATGTCCGGGCTTGAACTGTTTGCCGCCGCCCTCGGTGTGATCGCCGTCTGGCTGACGGTCAAACAGAATCCGTGGTGCTGGCCGATCGGCCTGGTCATGGTGTTGCTGTACAGCTGGATCTTCTATGACGTGAAGCTGTATTCGGACATGTTGCTGCAAGTGATCTACGCCGCGCTGCAAGTCTACGGCTGGTGGCAATGGACACGCGCCGGCACGATGCATGACGGACGCGATGTCACCCGTCTGGACCGGCGCTCGATCCTGCTCGGCCTGAGTGTCGGAGCGCTCGGCAGTCTGCTGCTCGGCGCAGCCATGGCACACTGGACCGATGCGGCGCAGCCGTGGCTCGACGCCGCGCTGACGGCGTTCAGCCTGGTCGCACAACTCTGGATGGCGCAGAAACGCCTGCAATGCTGGGCGCTGTGGTTCGTGCTGGACGTGATTTTCGTCGGTCTGTTTCTTTACAAGGGCCTTTACCTCACTGCGGCACTCTATGCCCTGTTCACCTTGATTGCCGTGCAAGGTTGGCGTGAGTGGCGCGCCGATCCGGCGTTGCAGCGATGAAAGTCGTTGTACTGACCGGCCCGGAATCCACGGGCAAGAGTTGGCTGGCGGCAGGCCTGCAGGAACACTTTGGTGGCCTGCGGGTGGATGAATACGTGCGCTGGTTCATCGAGCAGAATCCGCGCGACACCTGCCTGAACGACATCCCCGACATCGCCCGAGGGCAGTTGCAATGGGAGGATCAGGCACGGGCGCAGCAACCGGAACTGCTGATTCTCGATACCCACCTGCTGAGCAACATCCTCTGGAGCCAGACGCTGTTCGGCGACTGCCCGCACTGGCTCGAGTCCGAGCTGCTGGCGCGGCATTACGACCTGCACCTGCTGTTGTCGCCGGAGCAGATCGACTGGACCAACGACGGCCAACGCTGCCAGCCGCAACTCAGTGAACGCATGGCGTTCTTTCAGGCCACCCGCGACTGGCTGGAACAACACCGGCAACCGCTGCAAATCATTCAGGGCAACTGGGATGAACGTCGGTCTCAGGCCTTCGATGCAGTGAGGCGTTTGTTGGCTGCTTGACCGTCAAAGGGCTCCTTTCGGGGCTCAAGTGTCCATTCCTGAAACACCCATCCCCGCGCAAAGCAGCCATTTCAATGGCCTTCATCGTTCTGTCAGGACATCTGTTACTGCCGTGAAACACCTCAGCGCAAACCCTTGTTCCAGAGCTTTGCACCGCCCCTGACCCCGCACGCGCCTGCACGACTGTTTCAGCGCTGAGACAGATTATGTAACAGCGCTGCACGGCTCGGCACTAACCCATTGAAAGTCAAGGACAACTCAAAAGCGGCACAGCTTTCGCTCTCTCCTTCACAACGCTGACAAGAGCCAGCCCACTGAAGAAGGAATTGCCGCCGTGGGGAATATCAATAAAGGCTTGACCTGCCTCTTGCTGATCGGATCTGCAGCCAGCTCTCTGATCAGTTTCACCGCCCACGCCGATGGCAACGGCGTGATCGTTCTCAATCGGGAAGTTCAACCCATACCGATTGGCCGCAATGGCGGCAAAGACCCCTACCCGACCACAGTCAACGCCAACCCGTCAGTGACCGTCAATGCAGCCACTGCGCATGCCGAACTGAGCGATAACGAATTCGCCGGCATCGCCAGCGGTTCTTCAATTGCCAACTCGGTGAACAACGCGTTCGGCGGCTCCGCCGTCAACACACTCAATGGCATCAACAACGGTATGCCGGGTGCGGGCGGTGGCAGCGGCAACGGCGGAGGCATGGGCTCATCCATCTCCAACACCGTGAACCGCGCCGTCAGTAATGGCCTGGCCCCACTTGGCGCTCTCGGCGGAGCCATGAAATGAACCGCTCCCTGATCTTCCTCGCCCTGCTGGCCAGCACCAGCGCCATGGCCGACTCCAGTGTACCGGTGCAGAACAGCGCCAACATCCAGGATTCCGGTGCCCAGTACAACGGCAACTTCGGCGTCAACCAGGCGGCTGGCGACCAGTCGCAACAGGCCAACGTCCGGGCCATTGCCAACGGCCCCAGCGCCTCGGCGACGACCACCATCAACCAGAACATCAACACGGCCAGCGATCCGCGGATGAACGCGACAGCCACCATTGGCGGCAACTCTTTCAGTAACGGCAGTGGCGTACTGGGCGTGAACCAGTCGGCCGGCGCCGGCAACCAGATGGCCAACGTGGTACGGATCAGCACCAGTACCGGGCCGCAAAGTATCGACGACAGCGTGCTTTCCCAACAGAACGTGACGCCGTCAATCAGCTCAGGAGCAACTGACACTTCGAAAGGCAGCCGCCAGGTCATTACCAGCGACCAGGCCTTCACCGGCAGCCGGGGAGTGATTCAGGTGAACCAGAGTGCCGGGGTGGGGAATCAGGTTTCAAACACCCTGAGCATCCGGGTCGCTAACTGACCCAATTGCAGTGCAAGAAAGTACCAACACTTAACCAACACATGAGCAAGGGGAAACAAAATGAAATCTACAATGGCCCTCAAACCACTGGTTTTCGCTCTGGCAGCAGTGATGGCAATGGCAGCACAAGCAGGCGGCGGCAATGAAGGCGGTCACGGCCACAACCCTCCTCCACCAAAAGGCCCGACTCTGGAACAACTGCTGCAGATCGGTGCAGGCGCCAGCGCCGTTTCGGTGGATACCCAAAACAGCGACACCAACGTTGTGAACAACGAAGGCACCCAGAACAATTCGTCGATGTCCAATGCGATGAACAGTTCCAGCGGCAACATCAACGGTAACTCGGCGGCCGGTGACGGCAACCAGCAAGCCAACCTGGCAGCGATCGCTTCGTCTGACGAAAGCTTCATCTTCGGCACCTCGACCGCGGCCGCCAGTGCCACCCAATACAACAACAATAACTATGTGAACAACCAGTCGACCGTCAACTCGTCGACCCTCAACAATGTCGCCAACAGCAGCTCGGGTAACATCAACGCCAACTCCGCTGCCGGCAACTTCAACCAACAGAAAAACGACCTGGCAATCGCTTCGTCGGGTGGCCGTGTAGCCCAGGCTGCCTCTGCAGCTAGCCAGTCCTCCACCAACCTGGTTGTTGAAAACCAAGGCGTGCAGACCTACTCCAAAGACACCCTCAAAGGCACCTTCAGCGCAACCGGTGGCTTCGTGGCAGCCGGCGTGGCAAAAACCGAAGGCGACGATCATGGTGGTCACGGTGGCTGGGGCGACAAAGGCGGCAAAGGTGGCAGCAGCACTTCTGGCTTCGTAGCAGTAGGCGAACTGGCACTGGCCGGCACCACCACCCAACAAGTGCTGGTTCCAACCGGCTGGGCCGCACCGGTGTACAACACCTCCAATGTTGCCAACGTAGCGAACGGCTCGTCCGGCAACGTCGGCTTCAACAGTGCGGCAGGCGTTGGCAACATGCAGGTCAACGCAACTTCCATCTCGTCGGCCGGCCATTAATCGCGACCGTCTGCAAAAGCCCCGGCAACGGGGCTTTTCCACACTCCGACAAGGCGTATCGATCATGCGTATGACTGCCCTCACCGTCCTGCTGTGCCTGTGCGGCGCCACGCAAGCTGCACAGATGCCCGTAGCCGCCCTTCCTGGCGGCATCCTGGTCTACAAGCAGGTACAAAGTATTCGTGAGCGAAAGTTCAGCGACATTGTCGAGCAAAAAACCGATTTCAGTTGCGGCGCCGCCGCACTGGCAACCGTGTTGCGCCAGGCTTATTGGCTCGACGTCGATGAGGATCACATCATAAAAGGCATGCTGGTCAACGCAGACCAGGATCTTGTGCGTACACAGGGTTTCTCCATGCTGGACATGAAACGCTACATAGAAAGCATCGGCATGCGCGCCAGGGGCTACAAGATTCCGCCTGAAAAGCTTGATGCAGTTTCGATACCGGTCGTAGTCCTGATGGACATCCGCGGCTACAAACACTTCGTCGTATTGCAGCGGGCAGACAAGGACTGGGTGTACATCGGCGACCCCGTACTGGGCCACAAACGCTACAGCCACGCTGACTTCGTCAACGGCTGGAACGGCATCGTATTTGCCATCGTAGGCCCCGGTTACGACAAAGCCAACGTATTACGCGACCCTCCGGCACCACTGACAGCAAAGAACAAACTCGATGAGTTCGCCCCTGTCAGAGACGCCGAACTGATGGAATTCGGTTTCATTCAGAGCGACTTCTTTTAGCGTCCAATAATGATAAGAGGGGCAGGATGCTCCGGGAGCAGCAGATGAAAGCCTCATACTGGCTGGCGGCCGCTTGCCTGGCGGCAAGTACGTCAAGCTTTGCCAATGAAGTATTCAAACCGATAGAAGTCAACGACCAGGAACTCAGCCAGCTACGCGGTCGTTTTGTCATGCCGGGGCGCATCATCAGCTTCGGCGTCGTCATGAGCAGTACCTGGCGCAACGCCAGTGGCGACCTGATAGGGGCAACCAGCTCGATGCAGATTCAGGCCTCCACCGTAAAACCCCAATTCTATGTCTCCACCATCAGCCAGCTCGGCAACGGTTCCACGAACAATACCCAAGGCACCGGCAACGTGATTGGCGGCGCAGGACTGAGCAATACACAAGGCGTGACGCAAAGCGTACGCGCCGCTGGCGACAGCAACAGTGCCAACAACAACGTTGCGATCAACGTAACGCAATCGACTACCGCACCGACCATGGCTCCGGCCTCCGGTCAGGCCCTGATGAGTGGCCAGACCATCGGCGCCAGCAACGCCGCCGGCAGCGTCGCCGTATCGGCCATCAGCGGCGGCGTGCAGATGGCCATCCAGGCCAGTAACAACCAGGGTTCGGCACTGCAACAAGTGGCTCAGGCCGGCTTGCTGCAAAACACCACCCTGCTGGGTAACAGCAATCTGGTCAACAACCAGACCCTGCTCAATGTCGTGATCAACAACAACCTGAATCCGGCCGCGAGCGCCGCGCAGAATCTTAATCAACTCAAGGGACTACGCAATTCAGGATATTGAACTACGCTGATTTTCGATCATTGGGCTTAAAGGGACGGCTTTTTCATGTATCGATCGGCATCACTGCGCGCAGTCGTATGTTTGAGCACACTTTTTCCGGCCGCAGCGTTACAGGCCGCGACGGATCCGGATGTTGAAACACTCAAGCAGGAGCTCCTTGAGCTTAAACAGCGATACGAGACGCAGCAAAAGGCATTGGCGGTACTTGAGCAGCGGGTTCGGCAGGTTGAAGACCAGCCTGCGACCCCGCAGCCCAAGCGTCTGGTCAAATCCCCTGCAGAGCTGAGAAAGAGCAATCAATCGGTCGCTGCGACCGGTACGGGTGCAGCCGCAGCGTCGGGGGGCGCGGCGGGAGGAAGTGGTGCGTCCTACGGACAGTCGCTGGCAGACGATTCGCAACCGGCGCAAAGTGTGACCAACCTGTATGACGAGGCCAGCGGCTTCTTCGGCGGCGGCAAGTTCAGTTTCGAGACTGGTCTGACGTATTCCCACTACGACACTCGCCAACTGACACTCAACGGCTTCCTGGCACTGGATTCGATCTTTCTGGGCAACATCAACCTGGACCGGATCAAGGCTGACACCTACACACTGGATCTCACCGGCCGCTACAACTACAACAACCGCTGGCAGTTCGACCTGAACGTGCCCGTGGTCTATCGCGCCTCGACTTACCAGTCCGGTGGTGGCAACAACGGCGGTGCGAACGTCACAACCCAGGGCGACGTAGATCAGGATCCGACGATTGGCGACATCAACGCCGGGATTGCCTACAAGTTCCTCGACGAATCGGCCAACCTGCCGGACGCGGTATTTACCTTGCGCGTCAAGGCTCCAACCGGCAAGGATCCGTTTGGCATCAAGCTGATCCAGTCGCAAAGCAACACCAACCTCTATGTACCTGAAAGCCTGCCGACCGGTAACGGCGTCTGGTCGGTTACGCCCGGTATCTCGCTGGTCAAGACCTTCGACCCGGCAGTGCTGTTCGGCACGCTCTCCTACACCCACAACCTGGAGGAGTCGTTCAGCGATATCAGCTCGACGGTCAATCAGAAAACCCCGGGCAAGGTCAGGATCGGCGACAGCTTCCAGGTCGGCATGGGCGTAGCATTTGCCCTGAACGAGAAGATGAGTATGTCGTTCTCGATGTCTGACCTCGTTCAGCGCCGCAGCAGCCTCAAGCCTGATGGCCAGGACTGGCAGTCGGTGATTTCCAGTGATGCCAACGCCGGTTACTTCAACATCGGCATGACCATCGCCGCCACGCCGAACCTGACGATCGTGCCCAACCTGTCACTGGGGATGACTCCGGACGCGCCGGACTTCACCTTCAGCCTGAAATTCCCGTACTACTTCTAAAGCAAAAGCAAAAGTTCGCAGCCTGCGGCAGCTCAACGGATTCCACATCCAGGAGCTGCACAGGCTGCGATCTTTTTGATCTTTGGTCTCTAGCGGATCTGGTGTTTGTGCAGCAGGCGATAAAACGTCGGCCGCGACACGCCCAGCACCTTCGCCGCCACACTGAGGTTGTCGCTGTGCCGGTTCAACACATCGCACAGCGCCTGGCGTTCGGCGCGGGTCTTGTAGTCTTCCAGCGTCCCCATCGGTGCCGAAATCGAGTGCTGACTGAGTAATCCCAGATCCCGGGCTTCGATCTGCCTTCCTTCCGCCAGCACCAGACCACGTCGCACGCGGTTGGCCAGTTCCCGCACGTTGCCTGGCCAATCGTGTTTGCCCATGGCGATCAACGCATCCTCACTGAAGCTGCGCGGACGGCGCCCGGTCTCGTGGCTATAGAAGTGGGAAAAATGGTTGGCCAGCATCGACAGATCACCGTGGCGTTCGCGCAATGGCGCGGTTACCACTTGCAGCACATTGAGGCGGTAATAGAGGTCTTCACGAAAACGCTTTTTCTCGATGGCCGCTTCCAGATCGACGTGGGTGGCCGCCAGTACACGAACATCGACCGGGATCGGCTGACTGCCGCCGACGCGCTCGATGTGTTTTTCCTGGAGAAAACGCAACAGGTTGGCCTGCAATTCAAGTGGCAGATCGCCGATTTCATCGAGAAACAGCGTGCCACCATTGGCGGCCTCGATGCGCCCGACCTTGCGCTGATGCGCACCGGTAAAGGCACCTTTCTCGTGGCCAAACAGTTCGGACTGAATCAAATGTTCGGGAATGGCCCCGCAATTGATCGCCACAAACGGCTTGCTGTGGCGTTGGGACTGGCGGTGCAGCGTGCGTGCGACCAGTTCTTTACCGGTGCCGCTTTCGCCACGGATCAATACCGGGGACTCGGTCGGCGCCAGTTTGCTCAGTAACTTGCGCAGCTCACGGATCGGCTTGCTGTCGCCAAGTAACTCGTGTTCAGGCTGGTCGACGTGAATCGTGCCTTGCCCGCGCAAACGCGCCATGCCGAATGCGCGGCCCAGAGTTACCTGTACGCGTGAGACATCGAACGGCAAGGTATGGAAATCGAAAAACCATTCGCAGACGAAGTCACCGACGTTCTGTAATCGCAGGACTTCCTGATTCAACACCGCGATCCACTCGGTGCCACTGCGGCTGATCAATTCCTTGACCGCTTCGGGGCGTTCGAGGTGAAAAGGTTGCAGTCGCAGCAGCCCGACATCACATGTCCGATCAGCGGCATTTTCCAGGGTACAACTGTCAACATCC comes from the Pseudomonas sp. RSB 5.4 genome and includes:
- a CDS encoding MmcQ/YjbR family DNA-binding protein, whose protein sequence is MKQGKMNEADVAAFCLALPGAREDYKWGGVRVFSIAGNKMFALQGLRGDSLAFKVDKDLFLGHCDRPGIHPAPYLARAQWIIMHPPYPLGAEELQGLLQRSHQLVVSKLPKKTQIGLLL
- a CDS encoding DUF1294 domain-containing protein, yielding MSDTRARRPEGRPSGGGIQNLKLKLIVFLIVCALPLFGSVSMWLRGISLVPLAAYGIVSVLAFFLYWADKRKARADAWRTPENVLHAVELAGGWPGALIAQQVFRHKTRKVSYQILFWVIVVLHQVFWIDQLFLGSNLLSLF
- a CDS encoding undecaprenyl-diphosphate phosphatase; its protein translation is MDLWTALQALILGVVEGLTEFLPISSTGHQIIVADLLDFGGERAMAFNIIIQLGAILAVVWEFRRKILDVVIGLPTQPSARRFTANLLIAFLPAVVLGVIFADLIHQYLFNPITVATALVVGGVIMLWAERRQHEVHAETVDEITWKDALKVGFAQCLAMIPGTSRSGSTIIGGLLFGLSRKTATEFSFFLAMPTMVGAAVYSGYKYRHLFVPADFPVFAIGFITAFIFAMIAVRGLLKFIASHSYAAFAWYRIVFGLVILATWQFGWVDWSAAKA
- a CDS encoding methyl-accepting chemotaxis protein → MNSLRSVSISRRLWLILIVAVVMLLTLGVLMLKQIHDDLYHAKAQKTQHVVQTASGLLTYYHDLETAGTLTRDAAQKQALTAIRGLRYDQSDYFWINDLTPVMVMHPTNPKLEGQNLSAIRDPDGFAVFNEMVAIAKSKGAGMVDYRWPKPGASEPVAKTSYVKLFEPWGWVLGSGVYIDDVQSEFQGQVIKASVIGLVIAVIMALLVILIARSIVRPLQETVNAMANIASGESDLTRSLDTHGQDEVTQLAHHFNAFTAKLRRVIGDLQISASALGQSSSELGNDATQAQQRSQQQSQQMELVATAINEVTYGVQDVAKNAEHAAAEMRDAEAQAQQGQINIDGSLQQIDKLSGTIDQAVEVIRTLAAESTQIGSVLEVIRSIAEQTNLLALNAAIEAARAGEQGRGFAVVADEVRLLAQRTQKSTAEIQTMIERLQNHSEAAVKVIGDSSKASQLTIEQAGLAGASLNAIGQALRNLNGLNASIASATLQQAHVVEDINQNVTQAAGLSHSTALAAEQSSAASVKLGQLSEQLNQLLRQFRV
- the pnuC gene encoding nicotinamide riboside transporter PnuC; translated protein: MSGLELFAAALGVIAVWLTVKQNPWCWPIGLVMVLLYSWIFYDVKLYSDMLLQVIYAALQVYGWWQWTRAGTMHDGRDVTRLDRRSILLGLSVGALGSLLLGAAMAHWTDAAQPWLDAALTAFSLVAQLWMAQKRLQCWALWFVLDVIFVGLFLYKGLYLTAALYALFTLIAVQGWREWRADPALQR
- a CDS encoding AAA family ATPase — its product is MKVVVLTGPESTGKSWLAAGLQEHFGGLRVDEYVRWFIEQNPRDTCLNDIPDIARGQLQWEDQARAQQPELLILDTHLLSNILWSQTLFGDCPHWLESELLARHYDLHLLLSPEQIDWTNDGQRCQPQLSERMAFFQATRDWLEQHRQPLQIIQGNWDERRSQAFDAVRRLLAA
- a CDS encoding C39 family peptidase, whose translation is MRMTALTVLLCLCGATQAAQMPVAALPGGILVYKQVQSIRERKFSDIVEQKTDFSCGAAALATVLRQAYWLDVDEDHIIKGMLVNADQDLVRTQGFSMLDMKRYIESIGMRARGYKIPPEKLDAVSIPVVVLMDIRGYKHFVVLQRADKDWVYIGDPVLGHKRYSHADFVNGWNGIVFAIVGPGYDKANVLRDPPAPLTAKNKLDEFAPVRDAELMEFGFIQSDFF
- a CDS encoding sigma-54 dependent transcriptional regulator, with translation MIEAPALRRLLVVDPCDDCHRLLPGLRAVGWDVDSCTLENAADRTCDVGLLRLQPFHLERPEAVKELISRSGTEWIAVLNQEVLRLQNVGDFVCEWFFDFHTLPFDVSRVQVTLGRAFGMARLRGQGTIHVDQPEHELLGDSKPIRELRKLLSKLAPTESPVLIRGESGTGKELVARTLHRQSQRHSKPFVAINCGAIPEHLIQSELFGHEKGAFTGAHQRKVGRIEAANGGTLFLDEIGDLPLELQANLLRFLQEKHIERVGGSQPIPVDVRVLAATHVDLEAAIEKKRFREDLYYRLNVLQVVTAPLRERHGDLSMLANHFSHFYSHETGRRPRSFSEDALIAMGKHDWPGNVRELANRVRRGLVLAEGRQIEARDLGLLSQHSISAPMGTLEDYKTRAERQALCDVLNRHSDNLSVAAKVLGVSRPTFYRLLHKHQIR